The DNA sequence ATCTCGGCAATTTCCAGGGCCTGTTCACCGTAGTCCGGTTGACTGATCAGCAGATCGTCCACCTTGACGCCCAGTTTGCGGGCATAGTGCACATCCAGGGCGTGCTCCGCATCGATGAAGGCCGCCAACCCACCTTTTTTTTGGGCCTCGGCAATGACATGCAAAGCTAGGGTTGTCTTGCCCGATGATTCCTGTCCATAAATCTCCACGATGCGCCCTCGAGGAATTCCGCCAATGCCCAAGGCCAAATCCAGGGACAGACATCCTGTGGAGATGACGGGAACCTCCATCGCTTGAGCCCCTTCGCCCAAGCGCATAATGGATCCCTTGCCGCACTGGCGCTCGATCTGCGCCACGGCCATCTCGATAGCCTTTTGGCGATCATTGCCTACCTGTGCCGTCATGGCACGGTCCTCCTCGTGAATAAAAAACCTTTATCCCTAAAGCCTCGATCTACCCTGAAAGGGCCATCTCTGCAAAGGGGTGTATTGGGCTCCGTCGGGCTTAAGATCACTTTTATACAACACCAGTTCCGAGACGTCAAAAACAACCCCTTGATAGCCCTGGCGAGCCACCAACATATCCTGAAGGGATTTCAGGTGACGCCGCCCCTTGACGCGCCCGATGGTTAAGTGCGCCCGAAAAGGCCGATGCTCCTTGGGAAAACCCAACGGCTGCAGCACATCTTCCACACTGCGCTGAAGGGCGTGGAGCGACCCCATATCCCCTTGCACTCCAACCCAGACGACCCGCATCTCGCGAAGGGAAGGAAAGGCGCCGCACCCTGCAGGACGCAAGGAAAATGGTGCCGTGCTTGCCGCCACAGGACGCAAAGCGTCGGCAACGGCCTCGATAAGCGAGGGGGCAATATGGCCTAAAAATTTTAAAGTCAAATGAACCCGATGGGGACGGATCCACCTGACCGGCACATCCAATTGTTGCAATGGAGCGCAGAACTCACCGAGATCCTTTTGAACATTCGGGGGAAGATCCAAGGCCACAAAGGTGCGTATCATGATCGCAACATCCTCCACAAAAGAGCCAAGGCGTGCTGCACCGACTGTTCTTGCACCAGGCGCCGATTGCCCTGAAAATGGTGCTGTTCGACCACCGTGCGCGTTCCCACCGCCCCCCCGATAAAGACGGTACCCACCGGTTTTTGTGTCGACCCTCCCGTGGGGCCTGCAATGCCCGTCACGGCCAAGGCCGCCTGGACCTTGGATCGTTCCAGCACCCCTTGCACCATAGCCTCACACACGGGCCGACTCACCGCTCCGTACCTCTGCAACAGTTCTTCCGGTACGCCCAGCAGCTGGCTCTTCGCTTGATTGCTGTAGGTCACAAAGCCTCTGTCGAAATAGTCCGAGGCACCGGAAATGGCCGTCAAGCGTGCCGCCAAAAGCCCTCCCGTGCAGGATTCGGCAACGGCCAGTTTCCACGCCCTTTGGCGCAAAAGCGTTCCCACAACTTTTTCCAAGGATTCGTCATCGCGGCCGATCACATGGTCCTCGCCCAGAAGAAGAACCAGTTCCTTTTCCGCCGCGTTCAGGCGCCGCTGCGCTTCCTCGGCGTCTGTGGCTGAAGCCAGAAGGGTGACCCAATTTTCCGCCGTCTGCGGCAGGTATCCCACCTTGACGCCGTAAGCCACGGCATCAAAGCCGCTTAGCCGATCGTTGATCTCCGTTTCCATCAGACCGTAAAGGCGAAGCACGCGTTGACAGCAGGCGGGTCTTTGAGGAAATCGGTGCATGAGATCGGGCAGAACCACCTCCCGCAGCAGGGTTTCCATCTCGTGAGGAACCCCCGGCAGAAAGTAACAGGGTACGCCGTGATGCTCCAAGGAAAAGCCGGCCATGGGACGTCCCGGGGCCAGCCGAGTGGCTCCCTGAGGCAACTGGGCGAGACGGCCCAACCGATCACTCCATTCACCACCTCGATCCTTCACTCGGGCCATCAAGCTCTGAAGATCCGCTTCGTCCACCGCCATGGGGAGAGCAAAGGCTCGCGTCACCGCCCATTTGGTCCGGTCGTCGTCCGTCGGCCCCAAACCGCCTGTGACAATTACAAATCGGCTCTGCGCCGTGAGCTGTTCCAGCTCCAGGGCGATGGCCTCTTCGGCATCTTCCACCACGACCACTCTTTGCAAACGAAACCCGTGCGCTCTCAAAACCCCGGCTATGTGATGCGCATTGGTGTTGAGAATGTCCCCTAGGAGAATTTCATCCCCGACGGTGAGAAGCGAACCTAGAATGTCAGAACGTTTGTTTTGATCCATCATGCCGACAACTCATCACTTTTTTGGAGCCACCTTTTCCTGACCGCGCCGACGAACCTCTTCGTAGACCTGCGGCAAAGGAAGACCGGTGCGCCGGGCCACATCCCGACACGCCTCGTACTCCGGCTGACATCGCACCGATCCGTCAGGTAGACTAATCATTTTGACCTGCACCACGCCCCATGGGGTGTCCACATCCATGAAAGCACGAGGCAGCTCCATGCGGTCCACTTCGTGAAACCGAACGCCCAGCGTAGTGCTTTCACAAAAAACCCGGGTCGCCATGCGATCTTTAAGCGAAGGATCCATGAGGATGCGGACCAAGGTCGCGGGACGATTCTTTTTCATATACACGGGAACCAGCACCACATCCAAAGCACCTTCGGCAAAGCACGACGCCATGAAGTGTTCGTAGAATTCCGGATTCATGTCGTCGATCTGGGTTTCCATCATCAAGAGCCGTCGCGTGATGCACTCCGCCTGGGATTCGCCCACCATGAGCCGCAGCACGTTGGGTGGATTGTCGGCCGAATGCGCCCCTACACCGTATCCTACCGTGTTGAGGACCATATCGGGAAGAGGTCCAAACCCTTCACACAGCCCGGTCAAAATGGCGGCGCCTGTGGGTGTCACCAATTCTCGTTCCACGCCACCGTCCCGAACGGGCACACCTTCAAGCAGGGCCACGGTGGCCGGAGTCGGCACGGGAAGCACGCCATGGTTAGAGGACACGCGACCTCGCCCAAGGGGCAATGGGGACGCATAAAGCCTTTGAATACCTAATAGTTCAAGGCCAACCACGGTGCCCACCACATCCACCACGGTGTCCACGGCCCCAATTTCATGAAAGTGCACATCGTCCACGTCCATGCCGTGGACCCTGGCTTCGGCCCGCGCCAGCCGCTCAAAGATATGCAACGCTCTTTCTTTGACCATCTCGGTCAGAGAAGAAGCCGCTATGAGGTGGCGAATGTGTCGGTAGTGGCGCAGAGGCGGCGAGCCCCTTTCGCACACCACAACCCGAGTGCCCGTGATGGCTCCTCGAGACTCCTTGCGCACATCCAGGTGCCACCCTGGAAGTTCAAGAGCCTCCAAAGCTTTGTTTAAAGTAACCACCGAAACCCCGGCATCGATCAGGGCGCCGAGCATCATGTCTCCGCTGACTCCGGAAAAAGCATCCACGTAGGCTAGGCGCATGCCGCCCCCTTGTCTGCGCCAAAGAGGTGCTCTAAGACCTGATCCATGTGGGATGAGGGGATAAAGTTGACAGCGCGTGTGACATAGGCCGGCAACTGGGCAACGTCGTCCATGTTACCTTGAGGAACAAACACCAAGCGGAGTCCGGAACGGGCAGCCGCCAGGGCTTTTTCTCGAAAGCCCCCCACCGGAAGCACGTCACCCAAGAGGGAAATCTCTCCCGTCATGGCGCACGGTTTTCCCAAGGGTTTTTGGAGCAAGGCGGACACTAGGGCGGCGCACAAAGCCATACCTGCAGAGGGTCCATCTTTCGGCACGGCGCCTGCCGGCACATGAATGTGCACGTCCATCTTTTCATGAAAATCTGAGGGCAAGCCCCAACGGCCGGCTC is a window from the Desulfosoma caldarium genome containing:
- the larC gene encoding nickel pincer cofactor biosynthesis protein LarC, which produces MRLAYVDAFSGVSGDMMLGALIDAGVSVVTLNKALEALELPGWHLDVRKESRGAITGTRVVVCERGSPPLRHYRHIRHLIAASSLTEMVKERALHIFERLARAEARVHGMDVDDVHFHEIGAVDTVVDVVGTVVGLELLGIQRLYASPLPLGRGRVSSNHGVLPVPTPATVALLEGVPVRDGGVERELVTPTGAAILTGLCEGFGPLPDMVLNTVGYGVGAHSADNPPNVLRLMVGESQAECITRRLLMMETQIDDMNPEFYEHFMASCFAEGALDVVLVPVYMKKNRPATLVRILMDPSLKDRMATRVFCESTTLGVRFHEVDRMELPRAFMDVDTPWGVVQVKMISLPDGSVRCQPEYEACRDVARRTGLPLPQVYEEVRRRGQEKVAPKK
- a CDS encoding CinA family nicotinamide mononucleotide deamidase-related protein; the encoded protein is MMDQNKRSDILGSLLTVGDEILLGDILNTNAHHIAGVLRAHGFRLQRVVVVEDAEEAIALELEQLTAQSRFVIVTGGLGPTDDDRTKWAVTRAFALPMAVDEADLQSLMARVKDRGGEWSDRLGRLAQLPQGATRLAPGRPMAGFSLEHHGVPCYFLPGVPHEMETLLREVVLPDLMHRFPQRPACCQRVLRLYGLMETEINDRLSGFDAVAYGVKVGYLPQTAENWVTLLASATDAEEAQRRLNAAEKELVLLLGEDHVIGRDDESLEKVVGTLLRQRAWKLAVAESCTGGLLAARLTAISGASDYFDRGFVTYSNQAKSQLLGVPEELLQRYGAVSRPVCEAMVQGVLERSKVQAALAVTGIAGPTGGSTQKPVGTVFIGGAVGTRTVVEQHHFQGNRRLVQEQSVQHALALLWRMLRS
- the thpR gene encoding RNA 2',3'-cyclic phosphodiesterase — its product is MIRTFVALDLPPNVQKDLGEFCAPLQQLDVPVRWIRPHRVHLTLKFLGHIAPSLIEAVADALRPVAASTAPFSLRPAGCGAFPSLREMRVVWVGVQGDMGSLHALQRSVEDVLQPLGFPKEHRPFRAHLTIGRVKGRRHLKSLQDMLVARQGYQGVVFDVSELVLYKSDLKPDGAQYTPLQRWPFQGRSRL